One stretch of Punica granatum isolate Tunisia-2019 chromosome 5, ASM765513v2, whole genome shotgun sequence DNA includes these proteins:
- the LOC116208277 gene encoding pleiotropic drug resistance protein 1-like isoform X2, translating into MEGGDIYRASNSLRRASSTSSVWRSGGMDAFSRSSMDDDDEEALKWAALEKLPTFDRLRKGILTASHGAGNEIDIHHLGIHERRTLIERLIRVAEEDNERFLLKLKDRIDRVGIDLPTIEVRYEHLSVEAEAHVGGRALPTFINFTFNIVEGFLNFLHILPSKKKHISILQDVSGIIKPCRMTLLLGPPSSGKTTLLLAMAGKLDKELKTSGRVTYNGHGLNEFVPQRTAAYISQHDLHIGEMTVRETLAFSARCQGVGTRYDMLAELSRREKAANIKPDPDVDIYMKAAATGGQEANVVTDYVLKILGLEVCADTMVGDEMLRGISGGQRKRVTTGKNRTNKKTSSSCCRAFILHSITLLRSFAGEMLVGPAKVLLMDEISTGLDSSTTYQIVNSLKQIVHILQGTAVISLLQPAPETYDLFDDIILISDGQIVYQGPRELVLEFFESMGFQCPERKGVADFLQEVTSRKDQQQYWARRDEPYSFVTVREFAEAFQSFHVGRKVGDELATPFDRSKCHPAALMTQNYGIEKKELLKANISREYLLMKRNSFVYVFKLVQLAIMAFISMTLFLRTNMHRDTVTNGGVYTGALFFTVVMIMFNGMSELSMTIAKLPVFYKQRDLLFYPAWSYALPTWILKIPITLVEVGVWVFITYYVIGFDPNVGRLFKQYLLLILVNQMASALFRLIGAVGRNMIVANTFGSFALLTLFALGGVVLSREQVKKWWIWGYWASPLMYGQNAIVVNEFLGKSWSHIPPNTMEPLGIQVLKARGFFTDAYWYWIGVGALFGFVILFNFGFSIALAYLNPFGKSQTVKSDDNEETAGGAIELSVPGGGSSHRRGSENGEIRRGSRHSSRISSNRPAFNTNGRRGMVLPFEQHSLTFDEIKYSVDMPEEMRSQGVMEDKLVLLKGVSGAFRPGVLTALMGVSGAGKTTLMDVLAGRKTGGYIEGNITISGYPKKQETFARIAGYCEQNDIHSPHVTVYESLLYSAWLRLPPDVNSDTRKMFIEEVMELVELKPLRNALVGLPGVNGLSTEQRKRLTIAVELVANPSIIFMDEPTSGLDARAAAIVMRTVRNTVDTGRTVVCTIHQPSIDIFEAFDELFLMKRGGEEIYVGPLGRNSSQLIQYFEGIEGVSQIKDGYNPATWMLEVTTNAQEMALGVDFADLYRRSDLYRRNKALIKELSVPAPGSSDLYFPTQYSQSLFTQCMACLWKQSWSYWRNPPYTAVRFLFTTFIALMFGTMFWDLGSRRKTQQDLTNAMGSMYAAVLFLGVQNCSSVQPVVAVERTVFYRERAAGMYSTLPYAVAQVLIEIPYILAQAVTYGVIVYAMIGFEWTVVKFFWYLFFMYFTLLYFTFYGMMAVAVTPNHHIASIVSAAFYGLWNLFSGFIIPRTRMPVWWRWYYWACPVSWTLYGLVASQFGDIKTTFDDGQSVEDYVREYLGYRHDFVGVVAAVVVGFTILFAATFAISIKVFNFQRR; encoded by the exons ATGGAGGGTGGGGACATATACAGGGCAAGCAACAGCCTGCGAAGGGCGAGCAGCACCTCCTCTGTATGGAGGAGCGGCGGGATGGACGCATTCTCGCGGTCCTCGATGGACGACGACGATGAGGAGGCCCTCAAATGGGCCGCCCTCGAGAAGCTCCCAACCTTCGACCGCCTCAGGAAGGGGATCCTCACGGCCTCCCATGGGGCCGGTAATGAGATCGACATCCACCACCTGGGGATCCATGAGCGGCGCACCCTCATCGAGCGGCTCATCAGGGTCGCCGAGGAGGATAATGAACGATTCCTGCTGAAGCTCAAGGACCGTATCGACCG AGTTGGGATTGATCTTCCTACTATCGAAGTCAGATACGAACATCTGAGCGTGGAGGCAGAGGCCCATGTCGGAGGCAGAGCTCTGCCCACTTTCATCAATTTCACCTTTAATATAGTTGAG GGATTCTTGAATTTCTTGCACATACTTCCCAGTAAGAAGAAGCACATATCAATCCTTCAGGATGTTAGTGGAATCATCAAACCTTGCAG AATGACCCTGCTACTGGGTCCTCCTAGTTCAGGAAAGACGACTCTCTTGTTGGCTATGGCCGGGAAGCTTGACAAAGAATTAAAG ACTAGTGGAAGGGTGACATACAACGGGCATGGGCTGAACGAGTTTGTGCCCCAAAGAACAGCTGCTTATATCAGCCAACACGACCTCCATATTGGAGAGATGACTGTCAGAGAGACTCTCGCCTTCTCAGCTCGATGTCAAGGTGTCGGGACCCGATATG ATATGTTGGCAGAGTTGTCGAGGAGGGAGAAGGCAGCAAATATAAAACCCGACCCTGACGTCGACATCTACATGAAG GCAGCAGCAACAGGAGGCCAAGAGGCCAATGTGGTTACAGATTACGTGCTTAAG ATTTTAGGATTAGAGGTATGTGCAGATACTATGGTAGGAGATGAAATGCTGCGGGGTATTTCCGGTGGGCAAAGGAAGCGTGTTACCACAGGTAAGAATCGAACAAACAAGAAAACTAGTTCCAGTTGCTGTCGAGCTTTTATACTACATAGTATAACACTTCTCCGGTCTTTTGCAGGCGAAATGCTTGTCGGACCAGCAAAGGTGCTGCTTATGGATGAGATCTCAACTGGGCTCGACAGCTCTACGACTTACCAGATCGTGAACTCTCTCAAACAGATCGTTCACATCCTCCAGGGGACTGCTGTCATATCTCTGCTCCAGCCCGCTCCCGAAACTTACGATCTGTTCGATGATATTATCCTGATATCAGATGGTCAGATAGTGTATCAGGGTCCACGGGAACTGGTCCTAGAGTTCTTCGAGTCCATGGGATTCCAGTGCCCTGAGAGAAAAGGAGTCGCCGATTTCTTGCAGGAA GTGACATCCAGGAAGGATCAGCAGCAGTATTGGGCCCGAAGGGACGAGCCTTACAGTTTTGTTACGGTTCGAGAATTTGCTGAGGCATTTCAATCGTTCCATGTTGGAAGAAAGGTTGGGGATGAGCTGGCAACTCCGTTCGACCGAAGCAAGTGCCACCCCGCTGCTCTGATGACCCAAAATTATGGTATCGAGAAGAAAGAACTCTTGAAGGCTAACATCTCAAGAGAGTACTTGCTCATGAAGAGGAACTCATTTGTTTACGTCTTCAAGCTTGTCCAA CTTGCGATTATGGCTTTCATTTCAATGACGCTCTTCTTGAGGACTAACATGCACCGAGATACTGTAACCAACGGAGGGGTTTATACCGGAGCACTGTTCTTCACAGTCGTTATGATTATGTTCAACGGCATGTCTGAGCTCTCAATGACAATCGCAAAGCTTCCTGTCTTCTACAAGCAAAGGGATCTACTCTTCTACCCAGCATGGTCTTACGCTCTCCCGACATGGATCCTAAAGATCCCCATTACGTTAGTGGAAGTGGGTGTATGGGTTTTCATTACTTACTATGTGATCGGGTTCGATCCTAATGTAGGAAG GTTGTTTAAGCAGTACCTTCTTCTAATACTCGTCAATCAGATGGCTTCGGCACTGTTCCGATTAATTGGCGCGGTGGGAAGGAACATGATTGTTGCAAACACGTTTGGTTCATTTGCTTTGCTCACTCTCTTTGCACTGGGTGGAGTAGTCCTCTCACGAG AGCAAGTGAAGAAATGGTGGATATGGGGCTACTGGGCATCACCTTTGATGTACGGGCAAAATGCGATTGTTGTGAACGAGTTCTTGGGGAAGAGTTGGAGCCAT ATACCTCCGAACACAATGGAACCACTTGGAATCCAAGTCCTAAAAGCCCGCGGCTTCTTCACTGATGCGTATTGGTACTGGATTGGAGTTGGGGCTTTGTTCGGATTTGTGatacttttcaattttggaTTCTCGATAGCTCTGGCTTATCTTAACC CATTTGGAAAATCACAGACAGTTAAATCAGACGATAATGAGGAAACCGCTGGAGGAGCCATCGAACTGTCAGTTCCAGGAGGTGGATCTAGTCACAGACGGGGATCAG AAAATGGGGAGATTAGGAGGGGAAGCAGACATTCGTCGAGGATTTCATCTAATAGGCCGGCTTTCAATACTAACGGGAGAAGAGGAATGGTTCTTCCGTTCGAGCAGCACTCGTTAACCTTCGATGAGATTAAATACTCTGTCGATATGCCAGAG GAAATGAGGAGTCAGGGTGTTATGGAGGACAAGCTGGTGCTCCTCAAGGGAGTGAGCGGCGCTTTCAGGCCAGGAGTTCTCACGGCCCTTATGGGCGTCAGTGGTGCCGGTAAGACTACTCTTATGGATGTCTTGGCCGGAAGAAAGACTGGAGGATACATAGAGGGCAACATCACAATTTCCGGGTATCCGAAAAAGCAGGAAACTTTCGCTCGGATTGCGGGTTACTGTGAGCAGAATGATATCCACTCTCCTCATGTGACAGTGTATGAGTCCCTGCTTTACTCTGCCTGGCTTCGTCTTCCACCCGACGTCAACAGCGACACCCGAAAG ATGTTTATCGAGGAAGTGATGGAACTTGTGGAGCTCAAACCATTGAGAAACGCACTGGTTGGCTTACCCGGAGTGAACGGCCTCTCCACGGAACAACGGAAGAGGCTTACCATAGCAGTTGAATTGGTGGCAAACCCATCTATAATCTTCATGGATGAGCCCACATCAGGACTTGATGCCAGAGCTGCTGCCATCGTAATGAGAACTGTCAGAAACACTGTGGACACGGGGAGAACTGTCGTCTGCACGATCCATCAGCCAAGTATCGATATCTTTGAAGCCTTTGATGAG CTTTTCTTGATGAAGCGAGGAGGGGAAGAAATATACGTTGGTCCATTGGGTCGTAACTCTAGTCAATTGATACAGTACTTCGAG GGAATTGAAGGGGTTAGCCAGATTAAAGACGGATATAACCCGGCGACATGGATGCTTGAAGTGACGACTAATGCACAAGAGATGGCTCTGGGAGTCGACTTTGCTGATTTGTATAGACGATCAGACTTGTACAG GAGGAACAAGGCATTGATCAAGGAACTTAGTGTACCTGCTCCCGGTTCTTCGGACCTCTACTTCCCGACACAGTATTCGCAGTCATTGTTCACACAGTGCATGGCCTGTCTATGGAAGCAGAGCTGGTCTTACTGGAGGAACCCGCCCTACACAGCTGTTCGGTTCCTCTTCACGACCTTCATCGCTCTTATGTTCGGGACAATGTTCTGGGACCTTGGATCGCGAAG GAAAACGCAACAAGATCTAACCAATGCGATGGGCTCGATGTATGCTGCTGTTCTCTTCCTTGGTGTCCAGAACTGCTCGTCAGTGCAGCCTGTGGTGGCGGTTGAGCGGACAGTATTCTATAGGGAACGAGCTGCTGGAATGTACTCAACCTTGCCTTATGCTGTAGCACAG GTTCTGATCGAAATCCCCTACATCCTTGCACAAGCAGTGACATATGGAGTGATAGTGTATGCGATgattggattcgagtggaccGTTGTGAAGTTCTTCTGGTACCTCTTCTTCATGTACTTCACATTGCTCTACTTCACCTTCTATGGCATGATGGCAGTGGCTGTGACCCCTAACCACCATATCGCTTCCATAGTCTCTGCCGCCTTCTATGGGCTGTGGAATCTCTTCTCAGGATTCATCATCCCACGAACG AGGATGCCGGTTTGGTGGAGGTGGTACTACTGGGCATGCCCGGTTTCGTGGACCCTGTACGGACTAGTCGCGTCGCAGTTTGGTGATATAAAGACGACCTTTGATGATGGCCAAAGCGTGGAAGATTACGTTAGAGAGTATCTCGGATATAGACATGACTTCGTTGGAGTGGTTGCAGCCGTGGTGGTCGGATTCACCATTCTATTTGCAGCCACATTTGCAATTTCGATCAAGGTGTTCAACTTCCAAAGGAGATAA
- the LOC116208277 gene encoding pleiotropic drug resistance protein 1-like isoform X1 — MEGGDIYRASNSLRRASSTSSVWRSGGMDAFSRSSMDDDDEEALKWAALEKLPTFDRLRKGILTASHGAGNEIDIHHLGIHERRTLIERLIRVAEEDNERFLLKLKDRIDRVGIDLPTIEVRYEHLSVEAEAHVGGRALPTFINFTFNIVEGFLNFLHILPSKKKHISILQDVSGIIKPCRMTLLLGPPSSGKTTLLLAMAGKLDKELKTSGRVTYNGHGLNEFVPQRTAAYISQHDLHIGEMTVRETLAFSARCQGVGTRYDMLAELSRREKAANIKPDPDVDIYMKAAATGGQEANVVTDYVLKILGLEVCADTMVGDEMLRGISGGQRKRVTTGEMLVGPAKVLLMDEISTGLDSSTTYQIVNSLKQIVHILQGTAVISLLQPAPETYDLFDDIILISDGQIVYQGPRELVLEFFESMGFQCPERKGVADFLQEVTSRKDQQQYWARRDEPYSFVTVREFAEAFQSFHVGRKVGDELATPFDRSKCHPAALMTQNYGIEKKELLKANISREYLLMKRNSFVYVFKLVQLAIMAFISMTLFLRTNMHRDTVTNGGVYTGALFFTVVMIMFNGMSELSMTIAKLPVFYKQRDLLFYPAWSYALPTWILKIPITLVEVGVWVFITYYVIGFDPNVGRLFKQYLLLILVNQMASALFRLIGAVGRNMIVANTFGSFALLTLFALGGVVLSREQVKKWWIWGYWASPLMYGQNAIVVNEFLGKSWSHIPPNTMEPLGIQVLKARGFFTDAYWYWIGVGALFGFVILFNFGFSIALAYLNPFGKSQTVKSDDNEETAGGAIELSVPGGGSSHRRGSENGEIRRGSRHSSRISSNRPAFNTNGRRGMVLPFEQHSLTFDEIKYSVDMPEEMRSQGVMEDKLVLLKGVSGAFRPGVLTALMGVSGAGKTTLMDVLAGRKTGGYIEGNITISGYPKKQETFARIAGYCEQNDIHSPHVTVYESLLYSAWLRLPPDVNSDTRKMFIEEVMELVELKPLRNALVGLPGVNGLSTEQRKRLTIAVELVANPSIIFMDEPTSGLDARAAAIVMRTVRNTVDTGRTVVCTIHQPSIDIFEAFDELFLMKRGGEEIYVGPLGRNSSQLIQYFEGIEGVSQIKDGYNPATWMLEVTTNAQEMALGVDFADLYRRSDLYRRNKALIKELSVPAPGSSDLYFPTQYSQSLFTQCMACLWKQSWSYWRNPPYTAVRFLFTTFIALMFGTMFWDLGSRRKTQQDLTNAMGSMYAAVLFLGVQNCSSVQPVVAVERTVFYRERAAGMYSTLPYAVAQVLIEIPYILAQAVTYGVIVYAMIGFEWTVVKFFWYLFFMYFTLLYFTFYGMMAVAVTPNHHIASIVSAAFYGLWNLFSGFIIPRTRMPVWWRWYYWACPVSWTLYGLVASQFGDIKTTFDDGQSVEDYVREYLGYRHDFVGVVAAVVVGFTILFAATFAISIKVFNFQRR; from the exons ATGGAGGGTGGGGACATATACAGGGCAAGCAACAGCCTGCGAAGGGCGAGCAGCACCTCCTCTGTATGGAGGAGCGGCGGGATGGACGCATTCTCGCGGTCCTCGATGGACGACGACGATGAGGAGGCCCTCAAATGGGCCGCCCTCGAGAAGCTCCCAACCTTCGACCGCCTCAGGAAGGGGATCCTCACGGCCTCCCATGGGGCCGGTAATGAGATCGACATCCACCACCTGGGGATCCATGAGCGGCGCACCCTCATCGAGCGGCTCATCAGGGTCGCCGAGGAGGATAATGAACGATTCCTGCTGAAGCTCAAGGACCGTATCGACCG AGTTGGGATTGATCTTCCTACTATCGAAGTCAGATACGAACATCTGAGCGTGGAGGCAGAGGCCCATGTCGGAGGCAGAGCTCTGCCCACTTTCATCAATTTCACCTTTAATATAGTTGAG GGATTCTTGAATTTCTTGCACATACTTCCCAGTAAGAAGAAGCACATATCAATCCTTCAGGATGTTAGTGGAATCATCAAACCTTGCAG AATGACCCTGCTACTGGGTCCTCCTAGTTCAGGAAAGACGACTCTCTTGTTGGCTATGGCCGGGAAGCTTGACAAAGAATTAAAG ACTAGTGGAAGGGTGACATACAACGGGCATGGGCTGAACGAGTTTGTGCCCCAAAGAACAGCTGCTTATATCAGCCAACACGACCTCCATATTGGAGAGATGACTGTCAGAGAGACTCTCGCCTTCTCAGCTCGATGTCAAGGTGTCGGGACCCGATATG ATATGTTGGCAGAGTTGTCGAGGAGGGAGAAGGCAGCAAATATAAAACCCGACCCTGACGTCGACATCTACATGAAG GCAGCAGCAACAGGAGGCCAAGAGGCCAATGTGGTTACAGATTACGTGCTTAAG ATTTTAGGATTAGAGGTATGTGCAGATACTATGGTAGGAGATGAAATGCTGCGGGGTATTTCCGGTGGGCAAAGGAAGCGTGTTACCACAG GCGAAATGCTTGTCGGACCAGCAAAGGTGCTGCTTATGGATGAGATCTCAACTGGGCTCGACAGCTCTACGACTTACCAGATCGTGAACTCTCTCAAACAGATCGTTCACATCCTCCAGGGGACTGCTGTCATATCTCTGCTCCAGCCCGCTCCCGAAACTTACGATCTGTTCGATGATATTATCCTGATATCAGATGGTCAGATAGTGTATCAGGGTCCACGGGAACTGGTCCTAGAGTTCTTCGAGTCCATGGGATTCCAGTGCCCTGAGAGAAAAGGAGTCGCCGATTTCTTGCAGGAA GTGACATCCAGGAAGGATCAGCAGCAGTATTGGGCCCGAAGGGACGAGCCTTACAGTTTTGTTACGGTTCGAGAATTTGCTGAGGCATTTCAATCGTTCCATGTTGGAAGAAAGGTTGGGGATGAGCTGGCAACTCCGTTCGACCGAAGCAAGTGCCACCCCGCTGCTCTGATGACCCAAAATTATGGTATCGAGAAGAAAGAACTCTTGAAGGCTAACATCTCAAGAGAGTACTTGCTCATGAAGAGGAACTCATTTGTTTACGTCTTCAAGCTTGTCCAA CTTGCGATTATGGCTTTCATTTCAATGACGCTCTTCTTGAGGACTAACATGCACCGAGATACTGTAACCAACGGAGGGGTTTATACCGGAGCACTGTTCTTCACAGTCGTTATGATTATGTTCAACGGCATGTCTGAGCTCTCAATGACAATCGCAAAGCTTCCTGTCTTCTACAAGCAAAGGGATCTACTCTTCTACCCAGCATGGTCTTACGCTCTCCCGACATGGATCCTAAAGATCCCCATTACGTTAGTGGAAGTGGGTGTATGGGTTTTCATTACTTACTATGTGATCGGGTTCGATCCTAATGTAGGAAG GTTGTTTAAGCAGTACCTTCTTCTAATACTCGTCAATCAGATGGCTTCGGCACTGTTCCGATTAATTGGCGCGGTGGGAAGGAACATGATTGTTGCAAACACGTTTGGTTCATTTGCTTTGCTCACTCTCTTTGCACTGGGTGGAGTAGTCCTCTCACGAG AGCAAGTGAAGAAATGGTGGATATGGGGCTACTGGGCATCACCTTTGATGTACGGGCAAAATGCGATTGTTGTGAACGAGTTCTTGGGGAAGAGTTGGAGCCAT ATACCTCCGAACACAATGGAACCACTTGGAATCCAAGTCCTAAAAGCCCGCGGCTTCTTCACTGATGCGTATTGGTACTGGATTGGAGTTGGGGCTTTGTTCGGATTTGTGatacttttcaattttggaTTCTCGATAGCTCTGGCTTATCTTAACC CATTTGGAAAATCACAGACAGTTAAATCAGACGATAATGAGGAAACCGCTGGAGGAGCCATCGAACTGTCAGTTCCAGGAGGTGGATCTAGTCACAGACGGGGATCAG AAAATGGGGAGATTAGGAGGGGAAGCAGACATTCGTCGAGGATTTCATCTAATAGGCCGGCTTTCAATACTAACGGGAGAAGAGGAATGGTTCTTCCGTTCGAGCAGCACTCGTTAACCTTCGATGAGATTAAATACTCTGTCGATATGCCAGAG GAAATGAGGAGTCAGGGTGTTATGGAGGACAAGCTGGTGCTCCTCAAGGGAGTGAGCGGCGCTTTCAGGCCAGGAGTTCTCACGGCCCTTATGGGCGTCAGTGGTGCCGGTAAGACTACTCTTATGGATGTCTTGGCCGGAAGAAAGACTGGAGGATACATAGAGGGCAACATCACAATTTCCGGGTATCCGAAAAAGCAGGAAACTTTCGCTCGGATTGCGGGTTACTGTGAGCAGAATGATATCCACTCTCCTCATGTGACAGTGTATGAGTCCCTGCTTTACTCTGCCTGGCTTCGTCTTCCACCCGACGTCAACAGCGACACCCGAAAG ATGTTTATCGAGGAAGTGATGGAACTTGTGGAGCTCAAACCATTGAGAAACGCACTGGTTGGCTTACCCGGAGTGAACGGCCTCTCCACGGAACAACGGAAGAGGCTTACCATAGCAGTTGAATTGGTGGCAAACCCATCTATAATCTTCATGGATGAGCCCACATCAGGACTTGATGCCAGAGCTGCTGCCATCGTAATGAGAACTGTCAGAAACACTGTGGACACGGGGAGAACTGTCGTCTGCACGATCCATCAGCCAAGTATCGATATCTTTGAAGCCTTTGATGAG CTTTTCTTGATGAAGCGAGGAGGGGAAGAAATATACGTTGGTCCATTGGGTCGTAACTCTAGTCAATTGATACAGTACTTCGAG GGAATTGAAGGGGTTAGCCAGATTAAAGACGGATATAACCCGGCGACATGGATGCTTGAAGTGACGACTAATGCACAAGAGATGGCTCTGGGAGTCGACTTTGCTGATTTGTATAGACGATCAGACTTGTACAG GAGGAACAAGGCATTGATCAAGGAACTTAGTGTACCTGCTCCCGGTTCTTCGGACCTCTACTTCCCGACACAGTATTCGCAGTCATTGTTCACACAGTGCATGGCCTGTCTATGGAAGCAGAGCTGGTCTTACTGGAGGAACCCGCCCTACACAGCTGTTCGGTTCCTCTTCACGACCTTCATCGCTCTTATGTTCGGGACAATGTTCTGGGACCTTGGATCGCGAAG GAAAACGCAACAAGATCTAACCAATGCGATGGGCTCGATGTATGCTGCTGTTCTCTTCCTTGGTGTCCAGAACTGCTCGTCAGTGCAGCCTGTGGTGGCGGTTGAGCGGACAGTATTCTATAGGGAACGAGCTGCTGGAATGTACTCAACCTTGCCTTATGCTGTAGCACAG GTTCTGATCGAAATCCCCTACATCCTTGCACAAGCAGTGACATATGGAGTGATAGTGTATGCGATgattggattcgagtggaccGTTGTGAAGTTCTTCTGGTACCTCTTCTTCATGTACTTCACATTGCTCTACTTCACCTTCTATGGCATGATGGCAGTGGCTGTGACCCCTAACCACCATATCGCTTCCATAGTCTCTGCCGCCTTCTATGGGCTGTGGAATCTCTTCTCAGGATTCATCATCCCACGAACG AGGATGCCGGTTTGGTGGAGGTGGTACTACTGGGCATGCCCGGTTTCGTGGACCCTGTACGGACTAGTCGCGTCGCAGTTTGGTGATATAAAGACGACCTTTGATGATGGCCAAAGCGTGGAAGATTACGTTAGAGAGTATCTCGGATATAGACATGACTTCGTTGGAGTGGTTGCAGCCGTGGTGGTCGGATTCACCATTCTATTTGCAGCCACATTTGCAATTTCGATCAAGGTGTTCAACTTCCAAAGGAGATAA